A single window of Archangium gephyra DNA harbors:
- a CDS encoding peptidylprolyl isomerase encodes MRPEQVRLSHLFLAAPRADAARAETARVKAEKLLAEAKALPPKDFTAFGRLARAHSEEPRTQPLDGDLRYRSLEELGRDFGPEVAEAARGLLASGPGSLSGVVRTDAGLHVLQLTGHQSALNLKLEDVREQIVNRLSQEKRTRAWAELLAGLERRSGFSVDAATLSRVHVDVSTPMRPLSGPPPGSIPAPLPSSPVERP; translated from the coding sequence GTGCGGCCGGAGCAGGTGCGGCTCTCGCACCTCTTCCTCGCGGCGCCCCGGGCGGACGCGGCCCGCGCCGAGACGGCGCGCGTGAAGGCGGAGAAGCTGCTCGCCGAGGCGAAGGCGCTGCCCCCCAAGGACTTCACCGCCTTTGGCCGGTTGGCCCGCGCGCACAGCGAGGAGCCCCGCACGCAGCCGCTGGATGGAGATCTCCGCTACCGCTCGCTCGAGGAGCTCGGACGGGACTTCGGGCCCGAGGTGGCTGAAGCCGCGCGGGGCCTGCTGGCCAGCGGCCCGGGCTCGCTCAGCGGCGTGGTGCGCACCGACGCGGGACTGCACGTGCTGCAGCTCACCGGCCACCAGTCCGCGTTGAACCTGAAGCTCGAGGACGTGCGCGAGCAGATCGTGAATCGCCTCTCGCAGGAGAAGCGCACCCGGGCCTGGGCGGAGCTGCTCGCCGGGCTGGAGCGCCGCTCAGGCTTCAGCGTGGACGCCGCGACGCTCTCGCGCGTGCACGTGGACGTGAGCACCCCCATGCGGCCCCTGAGTGGTCCGCCGCCCGGTAGCATCCCCGCCCCCCTCCCCTCCTCCCCCGTGGAGCGCCCGTGA
- a CDS encoding peptidylprolyl isomerase — protein MKKLMGTMVAALLLSGAVARAELVDRVAAVVNRDVIALSEVEKRAAPELARLNTAVRDPKQRAEERTKVLKSSLNTLIGEKLMEEQIRELGLATTDAELEAAVSDVRKQNNVTDEAQFERLLSGEGFTVKTYKDFLRNQMSRMKLVQMKVAPKVKVSEEDLKAAYTQYSKLESGDAEVHARHILVQVDAKAKPEQVEAARQKALKLAEEARKPGVDFAELAKAKSEGPSASDGGDLGFFRRGVMVPAFERVAFTLKEGEVSEPVRTQFGWHVLKVEERRAVDVAPFEQVKAELENRLKMQKTEKFVEQYVQELRQKASVEEKI, from the coding sequence ATGAAGAAGCTGATGGGGACGATGGTGGCGGCGCTGCTGCTGAGCGGCGCGGTGGCTCGGGCGGAGCTGGTGGACCGGGTGGCGGCGGTGGTGAACCGGGATGTCATCGCGCTGTCCGAGGTGGAGAAGCGCGCGGCGCCGGAGCTGGCCCGGCTGAACACGGCGGTGAGGGATCCGAAGCAGCGGGCCGAGGAGCGGACGAAGGTCCTCAAGTCCTCGCTCAACACGCTCATCGGCGAGAAGCTGATGGAGGAGCAGATCCGCGAGCTGGGCCTGGCGACGACGGACGCGGAGCTGGAGGCGGCCGTCTCGGACGTGCGGAAGCAGAACAACGTCACGGACGAGGCCCAGTTCGAGCGCCTGCTGTCGGGCGAGGGCTTCACGGTGAAGACGTACAAGGACTTCCTGCGCAACCAGATGTCGCGCATGAAGCTGGTGCAGATGAAGGTGGCGCCGAAGGTGAAGGTGTCCGAGGAGGACCTGAAGGCGGCGTACACGCAGTACTCGAAGCTGGAGTCCGGGGACGCCGAGGTGCACGCCCGGCACATCCTGGTGCAGGTGGACGCGAAGGCGAAGCCGGAGCAGGTGGAGGCGGCGCGGCAGAAGGCGCTGAAGCTGGCGGAGGAGGCACGCAAGCCGGGCGTGGACTTCGCGGAGCTGGCGAAGGCGAAGAGCGAGGGCCCGAGCGCCTCGGACGGCGGAGACCTGGGCTTCTTCCGGCGCGGAGTGATGGTGCCGGCCTTCGAGCGGGTGGCCTTCACGCTGAAGGAGGGCGAGGTGAGCGAGCCGGTGCGCACGCAGTTCGGCTGGCACGTGCTGAAGGTGGAGGAGCGGCGCGCGGTGGACGTGGCGCCCTTCGAGCAGGTGAAGGCCGAGCTGGAGAACCGCCTGAAGATGCAGAAGACGGAGAAGTTCGTGGAGCAGTACGTCCAGGAGCTGCGTCAGAAGGCCTCGGTCGAAGAGAAGATCTGA
- the pdxA gene encoding 4-hydroxythreonine-4-phosphate dehydrogenase PdxA gives MNERPVVGISLGDVSGIGPEVTASALSKPKVRQALIPVVFGDGPTLERFPAFKKYTRATPGTLERVTGPTLCVVTELAEKDRLPGKPTRAGGKAQYGYIQAAIEAARAGKVDALCTAPVSKEQISRAGIPFMGHTEVLAEAFGREVMMLMDGPRVRVALATNHVPLVDVSRMLTVERLVGQLQLLSRSLKPVVGRAPRIGVLSFNPHAGEGGLLGREEVEVLTPAIKQARKLRVDAHGPLAADGLFARVENFPYDAVLAMYHDQGLIPAKALDFERTVNVTLGLPVPRTSPDHGTAYSLAGTGKASSVPMVEALLKAARLAAR, from the coding sequence GTGAACGAGCGTCCCGTCGTCGGCATCTCACTGGGAGACGTGTCCGGGATTGGCCCGGAAGTCACCGCGTCGGCGCTCTCGAAGCCCAAGGTGCGCCAGGCGTTGATCCCCGTCGTCTTCGGAGACGGGCCGACGCTGGAGCGCTTCCCGGCCTTCAAGAAGTACACGCGCGCCACGCCCGGCACGCTCGAGCGCGTCACGGGCCCCACTCTCTGCGTCGTCACGGAGCTGGCCGAGAAGGACCGCCTCCCGGGCAAGCCGACGCGGGCGGGAGGCAAAGCACAGTACGGCTACATCCAGGCGGCCATCGAGGCGGCGCGCGCCGGCAAGGTGGACGCGCTGTGCACGGCGCCGGTGTCGAAGGAGCAGATCTCCCGCGCGGGCATTCCCTTCATGGGGCACACGGAGGTGCTCGCGGAGGCCTTCGGCCGTGAGGTGATGATGCTCATGGACGGCCCGCGGGTGCGGGTGGCGCTGGCGACGAACCACGTGCCCCTGGTGGACGTCTCGCGGATGCTGACGGTGGAGCGGCTGGTGGGCCAGCTGCAACTCCTGTCGCGGAGCCTCAAGCCGGTGGTGGGCCGGGCCCCCAGGATTGGCGTGCTGAGCTTCAACCCGCACGCGGGTGAGGGCGGGCTGCTGGGGCGCGAGGAGGTGGAGGTCCTCACGCCAGCCATCAAACAGGCGCGCAAGCTGCGGGTGGACGCGCACGGGCCGCTGGCGGCGGACGGGCTGTTCGCCCGGGTGGAGAACTTCCCCTACGACGCCGTGCTGGCGATGTACCACGACCAGGGCCTCATCCCGGCCAAGGCGCTGGACTTCGAGCGCACGGTGAACGTGACGCTCGGACTGCCCGTGCCGCGCACGTCGCCGGATCACGGCACGGCGTACAGCCTGGCCGGGACGGGCAAGGCGAGCAGCGTCCCCATGGTGGAGGCGCTGCTCAAGGCCGCCCGGCTGGCCGCGCGCTGA
- a CDS encoding peptidylprolyl isomerase: MPRTFARATPLLAALALAVGLAGCNKKDKEDPDANVVATVNGEVLSRADFEQELGRELASSANESGQHTPEDVEPYKRALLETLISRMVLLQEARTHNVTVSPEEVDRGVLRLSSDYPAGNFNDVLAQGQLSMAELKAREAARLTIEKLFTNHVYTRVAVTEEELRAYYAAHETEFSEPEQVRAAQIVVKGIDDARKVQAQLKSGKKFADLARKYSLSADAKVGGDLGFFPRGQMPPAFDQVVFYLSPGQVSDVVETEYGYHLFRVLEKKSGRKLEFTEVREQVETKLLAQRRAEAQETYEKELRTKAQVWVNEATLQAIRGRPATQAAAKQ, encoded by the coding sequence ATGCCGCGGACCTTCGCCCGCGCCACCCCGCTGCTCGCCGCCCTGGCGCTCGCCGTGGGCCTGGCCGGCTGCAACAAGAAGGACAAGGAGGATCCGGACGCCAACGTGGTGGCCACGGTGAATGGCGAGGTGCTCTCGCGCGCCGACTTCGAGCAGGAGCTGGGGCGCGAGCTCGCCTCATCCGCCAACGAGTCCGGCCAGCACACCCCGGAGGACGTGGAGCCCTACAAGCGGGCGCTGCTGGAGACGCTCATCTCCCGCATGGTGCTGCTGCAGGAGGCCCGGACGCACAACGTCACCGTGAGCCCCGAGGAGGTGGACCGGGGCGTGCTGCGGCTGTCGAGTGACTACCCGGCGGGCAACTTCAACGACGTGCTCGCCCAGGGCCAGCTGTCCATGGCCGAGCTCAAGGCGCGCGAGGCGGCGCGGCTCACCATCGAGAAGCTCTTCACGAACCACGTGTACACGCGCGTGGCGGTGACGGAGGAGGAGCTGCGCGCGTACTACGCGGCGCACGAGACGGAGTTCTCCGAGCCCGAGCAGGTGCGCGCCGCCCAGATCGTCGTGAAGGGCATCGACGACGCGCGCAAGGTGCAGGCTCAGCTCAAGTCGGGCAAGAAGTTCGCGGACCTGGCGCGCAAGTACTCGCTGAGCGCGGACGCCAAGGTGGGCGGAGATCTGGGCTTCTTCCCGCGCGGGCAGATGCCGCCGGCCTTCGACCAGGTGGTGTTCTACCTGTCGCCGGGCCAGGTGTCGGACGTGGTGGAGACGGAGTACGGCTACCACCTGTTCCGGGTGCTGGAGAAGAAGTCGGGGCGCAAGCTCGAGTTCACGGAAGTGCGGGAGCAGGTGGAGACGAAGCTGCTGGCGCAGCGGCGGGCGGAGGCGCAGGAGACGTACGAGAAGGAGCTGAGGACCAAGGCCCAGGTCTGGGTGAACGAGGCCACGCTCCAGGCCATCCGCGGACGGCCCGCCACGCAGGCGGCGGCGAAGCAGTGA